ACGCGGTGTGTCGCCCCGCTGCCGTGGACATACAGCGCCGTCGGCCCCGATGCCGCAGGCTGTGTCTGTCTGTACGCCGTGACTCGCCCGTCGTGATTGACCCGTTCCATGCGACACCGTTCGGAAGCGGTGTGGATAAAAGGTTGGCGCGCTCAGCTGAGGTGTGAACCGCATTCAAGCAACTACACTCATTTTTCCGCCGTACAGCGTATTTCAGCGGTAGATTTATATACTTGTCACGCTTACTTTGAGTTAGCATGACTTCAGAACAGCAGTTGTTCGACGAGACGCCCCTCCGCCGATTCGAGTACGACGACAGCGTCGTGTTCGCGGCGGACGTGGGACCTGCCGCCGATGCGAGTGTCGATGTGGTCGACGGGACCGTCATCGTCGTCGCAGACGGCCACCAGTACGAACAGGAGATCCCCGCTGGCGACGCACGAGCGTTTATCAACCACGGGGTTCTCACTATCGAACTGTCAGACGGCGAGGGAGATAACTGATGAGACTTACTGTTAAACCACTCAAACAGAAAGACGCTGGCCGTGGCCTCGCGGCGATTGACCGCGCCGCGATGGACGAACTCGAACTCGAGAACGGCGACTACATAGTTCTCGAGGGGAAGCAGGACAGTCGCGCTGTCGCCCGGGTCTGGCCCGGCTACCCCGAGGACGAGGGGAAGGGCATCGTCCGCATCGACGGGCAGCTCCGCCAGGAGGCCAACGTCGGTATCGACGACCCCGTCAACATCGAGAAGGCCGACGTCAACCCCGCGACCTCGGTCACCGTCGCGCTGCCCCAGAACCTTCGGGTCCGGGGCAACGTCGGTCCGATGATCCGCAACAACCTCAGCGGCCAGGCCGTCACGCAGGGCCAGACGGTTCCGGTGAGCTTCGGCCTCGGACCGCTCTCCTCGATGTCCGGCCAGAAAATCCCGCTGAAGATCGCCGAGACCGAGCCCTCCGGCACGGTCGTCGTGACCGACTCCACGGACATCCAGGTCAGCGAGATGCCCGCCGAGCAGGTCCACAGCGGCGAGGGCGCACCTGAAGCGAGCGACACTCCCGACGTGACCTACGAGGACATCGGCGGGCTCGACCGCGAACTCGAACAGGTCCGCGAGATGATCGAGCTGCCGATGCGCCACCCCGAACTGTTCCAGCAGCTCGGCATCGAGCCGCCGAAGGGCGTCCTCCTGCACGGCCCGCCCGGCACGGGCAAGACGCTGATGGCCAAGGCCGTCGCCAACGAGATCGACGCGTACTTCACCACTATCTCCGGGCCGGAGATCATGTCGAAGTACTACGGCGAGAGCGAGGAGCAACTCCGTGAGGTCTTCGAAGAGGCCGAGGAGAACGCCCCCGCTATCGTCTTCATCGACGAGATCGACTCCATCGCCCCGAAGCGTGGCGAGACCCAGGGCGACGTGGAGCGCCGCGTCGTCGCCCAGCTGCTCAGCCTGATGGACGGGCTCGAAGAGCGCGGACAGGTCATCGTCATCGGCGCGACCAACCGCGTCGACGATATCGACCCCGCCTTGCGCCGTGGCGGCCGCTTCGACCGCGAGATCGAAATCGGCGTCCCGGACAAGAAGGGCCGCAAGGAGATCCTGCAGGTCCACACCCGCGGGATGCCCCTCTCCGAGGAGATCAACATCGAGAACTACGCCGAGAACACCCACGGCTTCGTCGGCGCTGACCTCGCGACCCTCACGAAAGAGAGCGCGATGAACGCCCTCCGGCGCATCCGCCCCGAACTCGACCTCGAATCCGACGAGATCGACGCCGAGGTGCTCGAACGCCTGGAGATCAGCGACAAAGACTTCCGCGAGGCGATGAAGGGCATCGAGCCCTCCGCGCTCCGGGAAGTGTTCGTCGAAGTCCCGGACGTCACCTGGGACTCCGTCGGTGGGCTCGAAGACACCAAGGAACGGCTCCGGGAGACTATCCAGTGGCCCCTCGAGTACGAAGACGTGTTCGAGTCGATGGACCTCGAAGCCGCGAAGGGCGTACTGATGTACGGCCCGCCCGGCACCGGGAAGACGCTCTTGGCGAAGGCCGTCGCCAACGAGGCCCAGTCCAACTTCATCTCCGTGAAGGGGCCGGAACTCCTGAACAAGTTCGTGGGTGAGTCCGAGAAGGGCGTCCGCGAAGTGTTCAGCAAGGCCCGCGAGAACGCCCCGACCGTGGTGTTCTTCGACGAGATCGACTCCATCGCCGGCGAACGTGGCGGCGGCACGACCGACTCCGGCGTCGGCGAACGCGTCGTCTCCCAGCTCCTGACGGAACTGGACGGGATCGAGGACATGGAGAACGTCGTGGTCGTCGCGACCACGAACCGGCCGGACCTCATCGACGACGCGCTCCTGCGCCCCGGCCGACTCGACAGGCACGTCCATGTGCCCGTCCCGGACGAGGAAGCGCGCCGCGCCATCTTCCAGGTCCACACCCGCGACAAGCCGCTGGCCGACGGCGTCGACCTCGACGAACTGGCCAGCCGCACGGACGGCTACGTCGGCGCGGACATCGAAGCGGTCGCCCGCGAGGCGTCGATGGCCGCGACCCGGGAGTTCATCAACAGCGTGGACCCCGAGGACATCGGCGACAGTGTCAGCAACGTCCGCGTGACGATGGACCACTTCGAGCACGCGCTCTCCGAAGTCGGCCCCAGCGTCACCGAGGAGACCCGCGAGCGCTACGACGAAATCGAGCAGCGCTTCGACCGGGCCGAACCCGGCGTCACTGACGAGAGCACGGCCAGTCGCACCTTCCAGTAGCGACGGTCGGCACTCGATAGCGACGGTCGACACACCGACGCTGATTGTTACGTCTTACAGGCGATTTTCTCGCTGCGTTATTCGTCGTCAGCCCTGTCCAGCGTGATCTCGCGACACTCGTAGGCTTCCTTCGTCGCACCGGCCCCGCCGACAGTGACCGGTCCGGCATCGGTCTCGATAGTGAGTGACCGTTCGGCCGGGTTCGTGCTCGATGCGGGATAGACGACGCTCTGCCGGACGTTTATCACCGGTCCCGATATCGTCGTCTCCGTCCGGTCCGCAGTCGAGATGACCCGAGCGCGAGCAGTGATCGCCGTCCCCGCGCGCAACGCCAGCGCCGCCATGAGTACCGCGAACTGGAACGCGGAGAACGTTCGCGGGAACGCACACACGCTAGCGATGTAGTGTTCCGTCCCCATCAGCCAATGAGTGCCGAGAAACATCGCGAATTCGTCGTGAGCGAGGTTTTCGTTGTCGAACTCGGTCGCCTGATATTCTGCTATCGAGTCGGTCAACAGTCCGGAATGCCCAGTGAATCCGCGCTGGATATCTGCGGTCACGAGCAGTGGGGTAATACCGCTCTCGATTGTCCTGACCGCCGTTGCGATATCCTCGTATGCGGGCGTCGGTGCCGTCGCATCGCCGTGGACCAGTAACAGTACCAGTACATCCCGCTCGATAGCGGCGCTGAGTTGCGGGACAAACTCCGGGAGGGACGATTTCGGGACCGCAACCGTGAGGCTCTCCTCGGCACTGTCGATAAGAGATTGTATCGCATCGATGACTGCCGACTGGGTCCGATGGATTTCCAGCCCCGGTTGTGCCATCATCAAAGGATACGGTGCCGTGTGTATAAATCGTCCCCTGAAATGGGCAATAGTGTCGCTGAGATGGTGGAGGTGTCAATAATGGAGTGTTTCGTGGTGTAACTTCTTTATGCGTGTGTCTCCTCGGAAGGGTGATGAAGTCACAGCCCACCGTCCTGTTTGTCCGTAGTCCGAGCCAGGACAGGGCCGCGATTTCGATGCTCCGGGACAGTGATCTCACCGTCCACGAGTTCGACGGTGTTCGCGATCTGGAGTGTGCGCTCGGCGACTACGACACGGACTGTGTCGTCACGAACTGCGAAGTGGAGAACCCGGACGGGACACAGTATCTCGGTGGGTTGACCCTTATCGATCGACTGCAACGAAATCACCCCGAACTCCCGGTCGTCCTCTTTGCCGAGGTGACAAACGGCGACATCGCCCGCGAGGCCTACAGCCGCGACGTGTTCGGCTACGTTCCGAGCACAGTGAGCGACGCTCACCAGCGGCTCCTAGCGCGGGTCGACGCCGCCGTCGCTTCCAGCCCGGCCCGTCAACGGGCGAACAAGCGAAAACAGCTCAACGAGGCCGTCCGGCTGGTCAATCAAGCGCTCGTCCGCTCACAGTCGCGGGTGGATATCGAACGCGACATCACGGCGGTTCTGGCGGGCACAGCCAGATACAGCGAGGCCTGTACGGTGACCTGTCAGCACGACAGGCCAGTCGTTCGAGCGCTGGGTTCACAGCGTGACCGCGTCTCCATCACCGTGCCGGAGCCGTTGTGCCGCGCCGAGTCGGAGGACCGACTGGTCGTTGCGGATATCGACCCAGCAACGTTCGCAAATGACACAGACGCACTGGAAACGGACTGCGCCCGAGTTCTCGCTGTCCCACTGGTGTACGATGGGACGTCGTACGGCGTCCTCGGAGTGTACGCAGACCGCGTCGATATCTTCGACACGGAAGAACAGGACACGTTCCGGGAGGTCGGCCACAACATCGCGCTGGCTATCGACGCGAGCCAGACGAAAGACGCGCTCCAGCAGCGGACGACGGAACTGGAACGACAAAAAGAGCGACTCCGAGAGCTCGCACAGATAATCTCACACGAGCTCCGGAACCCGCTTCAGGCGGCGATGGGACGAGTCGAACTGCTAGCCGCGGAACACGCCGCCGAGGAGTTCGACGCCATCCAGCGCAGCCACACCCGCATGTCATTTCTCATCGACGACCTCATGGAAATCGCCCGTCAGGGCGGCCGACAGTACATCGTCGAGCCGGTAACACTCTCCGACGTGATGGCGAACGCCTGGACGACGGTCGACACCGACGGGTCGACCATCGAAATCGACTGTACCGAGACGATACTGGCCGATAGTGGCCGACTGTGTCAGCTCGCGGAGAACTTCTTCCGGTTCGCGACGGAGCAGGGCAATACCGAGAAGATAACGATCACGGACACGGTCGACGGGTTCGCCCTCGAACACGACGGCACCCCGTTGGAGACGGGAAACGAGAAACCGTTTGAACTCTACTACGCCTCCAGTGACGAAGGGGTTGGGCTCCACCTCGCCGTGATCCGGGAAATCGCACACGGTCACGGGTGGGAAACCGCCCTCTCCAACGACTCGACGGGACGGGTCCGACTGGACGTAACCAACGTCGAGCGGCCGGCAGCGAAAACCACGTAACGACCCCGCCTCGCCGTACGTGACTCGAAACCGTATTTTGCGTCCAGTCCGGAGTTGTGGTATGGATCTCCAGGCTCGGTATCGCGTGCCAGCACTCACTGGCCTGTTGACGGTCGTGTCGCTCGCGCTCGTGTTCGGGGCCGTTCTCGGGGCGATTCCACAGTCCGCTCTCCCGGCTGCGCCCGCGAGCGTACTCGGGGCGATCCCCCACGCCAACGCCGTGGTCAGCGCCCTCGCTATCGGAACAATCGTCGGCGGTATCCGAGCGATCCGCCGCGGCGATGTCGCCCGACACCGGAAGCTGATGCTCTCCTCGTTCGGCCTGTTCGCTCTGTTTCTCGTCCTGTACCTCTACCGGATAACGCTTGAAGGGCCGACGGACTTCACCGGCCCGGCAGTCGTCGAGACGTACTTCTATCTCCCCTTCCTCGCTATCCACATCCTGCTTGCCATCATCGCCATCCCAGCGGTGTACTACGTCCTGCTGCTGGCCTACACGTACCCCGTCTCGGAACTGCCGTCGACGAACCACCCGCGGGCCGGAAAGCTGGCCGCGGGGCTGTGGCTGATCTCCTTCTCGATGGGTATCGCCGTCTACGCGATGCTGTATCTGGTCTGGTAACGTCATAGTGATTATTGCGAGTCAGTACCACATCGACCGCACGACAGCGTGCGGTCGGAGCGGCAACCAGTCGCAATACTCACTATCAGTCGCTCTCCGTTCGGAGCAACCCAAACCACAACATGTCACGCCACGCGCCGTCGAGATACCACTCCTCGCGGTGTGTCCCTTCCTTCGTGAATCCAAGCCGTTCGACCACCGCGACGGAGCGGTCGTTCCCGCCCACAATCTTTGCCGACCACTTCCGGAGCGCCCGCTGGTCGAAGCCGTACTGGACCAGTCTGCCCGCCGCCTCAGTGGCGTACCCCTCGCCCCAGGCGTCCGGGTCAAGCCAGTAGCCCAGTTCGGCTGTGCCCCGCTCCGGGTCGTGGTCAGTCATGGCGACGAGCCCGACCGGTTCGGTTCGGTCCTCGACCCGTCCGGGACTCCCGGCCGGGTCGACACAGACCAGCAGATGAACCGAGTCCTCATTGGAAAGTGTCTCCTCATAGAACGTCTCCAGTTGGTCGGCCGTTGAGGGTTTCGCGTACGTCCCCAGCCCCCAGACCTGTTCGTGGTGGAACACCTGCCGTATCCAGTCGAGGT
The genomic region above belongs to Haloarcula hispanica ATCC 33960 and contains:
- a CDS encoding DUF7127 family protein, with product MTSEQQLFDETPLRRFEYDDSVVFAADVGPAADASVDVVDGTVIVVADGHQYEQEIPAGDARAFINHGVLTIELSDGEGDN
- a CDS encoding CDC48 family AAA ATPase, whose protein sequence is MRLTVKPLKQKDAGRGLAAIDRAAMDELELENGDYIVLEGKQDSRAVARVWPGYPEDEGKGIVRIDGQLRQEANVGIDDPVNIEKADVNPATSVTVALPQNLRVRGNVGPMIRNNLSGQAVTQGQTVPVSFGLGPLSSMSGQKIPLKIAETEPSGTVVVTDSTDIQVSEMPAEQVHSGEGAPEASDTPDVTYEDIGGLDRELEQVREMIELPMRHPELFQQLGIEPPKGVLLHGPPGTGKTLMAKAVANEIDAYFTTISGPEIMSKYYGESEEQLREVFEEAEENAPAIVFIDEIDSIAPKRGETQGDVERRVVAQLLSLMDGLEERGQVIVIGATNRVDDIDPALRRGGRFDREIEIGVPDKKGRKEILQVHTRGMPLSEEINIENYAENTHGFVGADLATLTKESAMNALRRIRPELDLESDEIDAEVLERLEISDKDFREAMKGIEPSALREVFVEVPDVTWDSVGGLEDTKERLRETIQWPLEYEDVFESMDLEAAKGVLMYGPPGTGKTLLAKAVANEAQSNFISVKGPELLNKFVGESEKGVREVFSKARENAPTVVFFDEIDSIAGERGGGTTDSGVGERVVSQLLTELDGIEDMENVVVVATTNRPDLIDDALLRPGRLDRHVHVPVPDEEARRAIFQVHTRDKPLADGVDLDELASRTDGYVGADIEAVAREASMAATREFINSVDPEDIGDSVSNVRVTMDHFEHALSEVGPSVTEETRERYDEIEQRFDRAEPGVTDESTASRTFQ
- a CDS encoding TrmB family transcriptional regulator sugar-binding domain-containing protein, whose protein sequence is MMAQPGLEIHRTQSAVIDAIQSLIDSAEESLTVAVPKSSLPEFVPQLSAAIERDVLVLLLVHGDATAPTPAYEDIATAVRTIESGITPLLVTADIQRGFTGHSGLLTDSIAEYQATEFDNENLAHDEFAMFLGTHWLMGTEHYIASVCAFPRTFSAFQFAVLMAALALRAGTAITARARVISTADRTETTISGPVINVRQSVVYPASSTNPAERSLTIETDAGPVTVGGAGATKEAYECREITLDRADDE
- a CDS encoding sensor histidine kinase; amino-acid sequence: MKSQPTVLFVRSPSQDRAAISMLRDSDLTVHEFDGVRDLECALGDYDTDCVVTNCEVENPDGTQYLGGLTLIDRLQRNHPELPVVLFAEVTNGDIAREAYSRDVFGYVPSTVSDAHQRLLARVDAAVASSPARQRANKRKQLNEAVRLVNQALVRSQSRVDIERDITAVLAGTARYSEACTVTCQHDRPVVRALGSQRDRVSITVPEPLCRAESEDRLVVADIDPATFANDTDALETDCARVLAVPLVYDGTSYGVLGVYADRVDIFDTEEQDTFREVGHNIALAIDASQTKDALQQRTTELERQKERLRELAQIISHELRNPLQAAMGRVELLAAEHAAEEFDAIQRSHTRMSFLIDDLMEIARQGGRQYIVEPVTLSDVMANAWTTVDTDGSTIEIDCTETILADSGRLCQLAENFFRFATEQGNTEKITITDTVDGFALEHDGTPLETGNEKPFELYYASSDEGVGLHLAVIREIAHGHGWETALSNDSTGRVRLDVTNVERPAAKTT
- a CDS encoding DUF420 domain-containing protein, which gives rise to MDLQARYRVPALTGLLTVVSLALVFGAVLGAIPQSALPAAPASVLGAIPHANAVVSALAIGTIVGGIRAIRRGDVARHRKLMLSSFGLFALFLVLYLYRITLEGPTDFTGPAVVETYFYLPFLAIHILLAIIAIPAVYYVLLLAYTYPVSELPSTNHPRAGKLAAGLWLISFSMGIAVYAMLYLVW
- a CDS encoding GNAT family N-acetyltransferase, which encodes MPGPAFLETERTALRSPDRDDLDWIRQVFHHEQVWGLGTYAKPSTADQLETFYEETLSNEDSVHLLVCVDPAGSPGRVEDRTEPVGLVAMTDHDPERGTAELGYWLDPDAWGEGYATEAAGRLVQYGFDQRALRKWSAKIVGGNDRSVAVVERLGFTKEGTHREEWYLDGAWRDMLWFGLLRTESD